CGATTGGCAACTATGGCTTCGACCCCTCTTTGTTCCATGACGATGATGGCAAAAAATACATGCTAAATATGGTCTGGGATGGGCGTTCAAACACTAACTTCTTTGGTGGCATAGTCCTGCAAGAGTTCGATGCAGAGGAAGAAAAGTTAATAGGGTCGGTGCACAACATTTTCCCCGGCACACATTTGGGCTGTACGGAAGGCCCACAGATGCTAAAACGCAATGGCTACTACTATCTTATCACTGCAGAAGGTGGTACCGAACGCAATCATGCAGTCACTGTATGTCGCTCAAAAAACCTATTAGGTCCATACGAAGTGCATCCTAAGAACCCGATTCTAACGAGTCGCTTTCAAGAAGATGCCGAGTTATCGCGAGCGGGTCATGGCTTCCTAGTAGAGACACAAAACGGTGAATGGTACTTGAGCCATCTTTGTAGTCGACGAATCCAGAACCCAGAGGGTTATCAGTTCATCCCTAAATATGACAATGGCTTCTCTATTCTAGGAAGAGAAACAGCACTGCAAAAAGCCCACTGGCTGGACGACTGGCCATATGTCACATCTGGCAAGACACCTCTGATTACAGTAAAGGCGCCGGAATTGACGCCTTCCCTTTGGCCAGTCGAGCAAGAGAAAGACGACTTTGACGATAGTCAGTTAAACATTAACTTCCAAACACTCAGAGAGCCCCTAGATGAATCTTGGGGATCATTAACCGAGCGTCCAGGTTTTTTAAGATTGAAAGGTCGTCAATACCTCTATTCTCGTTATCAAAACAGCCTTATTGCGCGCCGCTTCCAAAGCCACTACGCACTGATTGAAACTAAGATGGAATTCGCTCCTACGTCCCCCTATCAGATGGCCGGGCTATGTGCTTACTACGCGAGAAACGGCCACTACTTTTTGAAAATGACCAAAGATGATATGGGGCAAAACGTACTACAGGTCGTTGGGAACATTAACGATCAGTATCAAGAATATGGTGAGCCTCTATCCATTAAAGATACCGACACCGTATACATGCGGCTAAGCCTCGAAAAACAATGGTATCAGTTCAGCTACTCCCTCGACGGCGAACGCTGGTCAAATCTCGGCGCCGCTTTGAACAGCACTCCGCTATCCGATGAAGGCGGCCCAGATATCTTCCGATTTACTGGAAGCTTTGCTGCACTATTTGCCTGTGATATCACCGGCCAAAATGCACCTGCCGACTTCGATTACTTTATTTATCGTGAGCTTGATTAAAGGTCTCGAAGAGAGTCTACAAGCACCGTAACTTTTTAAATTCATACCAATAGAGATAACGTTATGACCCATGCTACCGCTGAAAAAAAACCGACAAAAGCAATATCAGAGCCACTGGTAACGCATATCTATACTGCTGACCCTTCGGCGCATGTCTTTAACAATAAAATCTACATCTATCCTT
The Vibrio sp. CB1-14 DNA segment above includes these coding regions:
- a CDS encoding glycoside hydrolase family 43 protein, which produces MHQINNPVLRGFNPDPSILRVGDDYYIATSTFEWFPGIQIHHSKDLVNWSLAGHVLTRKSQLDMTGMDNSEGVYAPTLSYSDGKFWVCYANVHSCKGGTWMATPSFVVTAESIEGPWSEPMSIGNYGFDPSLFHDDDGKKYMLNMVWDGRSNTNFFGGIVLQEFDAEEEKLIGSVHNIFPGTHLGCTEGPQMLKRNGYYYLITAEGGTERNHAVTVCRSKNLLGPYEVHPKNPILTSRFQEDAELSRAGHGFLVETQNGEWYLSHLCSRRIQNPEGYQFIPKYDNGFSILGRETALQKAHWLDDWPYVTSGKTPLITVKAPELTPSLWPVEQEKDDFDDSQLNINFQTLREPLDESWGSLTERPGFLRLKGRQYLYSRYQNSLIARRFQSHYALIETKMEFAPTSPYQMAGLCAYYARNGHYFLKMTKDDMGQNVLQVVGNINDQYQEYGEPLSIKDTDTVYMRLSLEKQWYQFSYSLDGERWSNLGAALNSTPLSDEGGPDIFRFTGSFAALFACDITGQNAPADFDYFIYRELD